From the Hippocampus zosterae strain Florida chromosome 13, ASM2543408v3, whole genome shotgun sequence genome, the window GGGCCGCAAAGGACCCAAAGGTGGGACCGCCCAGCTACGCCTCCCCAATCGCTCGCCAGAAGAGACACCGTCCCGCACGCGCGAGGAAAACATAACCACTGAATCGATGTCGGAAAAGTTCGACCTTTACAAGACAAAACGAACTTTATTTTGTCGCGAGTCGCATCGAAAATTCCATGTGGTTTCGATTTGATGAACCAAATGGAAACGTTCTCCATTTAAATGAATCGAGGCCCtttctttttccatctttttcaaGAAGATAAGATTGTAAAAAGAGGAGTGTTTCATTTGCAAATGCTATACAAATTTaaatttctttttcaacaaaattaaTTTCTTGCGTAGCTCAACTTCTTTGTTGAACGTCCTGAATATTTGTGCGTGCCCCCCCCGACCCGTAATTGGAAAACGACCGTTTATCCTACCCAAGCGTGGAAATATGTTCAAATGAACATATCATCATGCAATAACATGATCTGTTCTCATCCACAGGGGACCAAGGGGACAGGGGGGCCCGGGGCCCCACCGCCCATGGACCCAAAGGCGTTGCGGGCACTCCTGGTTTGCCAGGTAAGCCGCAGCTGGGAGCACAGCAAACGCTGAGAAATGAATCCATATTTCAATTTTGGCTTCTCGCCGTAAATTTAgatcatcaaagaaaaaaaatgacgaatgtgCTAAACGGCGCGGTGGGTGTGCGTGGCAATTTCCCGCCTGCGTGTGCCATCGAGTGACGTTGCGCGATTTTGCCGTCCGTGAAGGGGGTTCATGACGTTTCCCGTCAACGATTGTCCATTCAAACAGGAGTCAAGCTTCGTTTCCAAACGTTGCAAAGGCTAATTTCTGCTCAAACCGCGCTGACGTACTCACGGAAAATTAGCATAGACGTCCGGGACTGTTATTCTTTCACAAAACGAATATTGACACGCCGCAGGAACGTATACACGAGGCTAATCCAAACCAGGGCAAATTAGTTCGATGAATACAGCACACCTCAGTCGCAACTTTGTTCTCTTCTTCATCTCGTATTGAACCCCATAGCAGCACCACACTGCCCCACACTCCCTCAGAGGCCAACACGGGAACAGCCGTTTGTTTGTGATTTcggttttcccccccccccctcattgggATCACTTTACGATATTCTTTGACATGACTACAttcgagattttttttgtgtcgtaccagacacacacatatgacATTCTACGTCATATGACAGCAAATACAATTGCCGAGATCAATTCCAAAATATCCAGTGGAAACGTCACTCGGCGACTCACCTGTTTTCGGGGTTTGTTCACGTGACGTAGTCAACGGCGGCCGAGGGCACTTTGTGGATCTCAATCTCAGTGAACGGCAGAGGGCGGTAGAGGAGCAAATGGCAGCCCCTGGGATGGATGTAAACATCTGCCTTTCCTTCCGCAACAAACGCAAATATTCATCGGAATACCGGGTTCACGTGTGTGGCTACACGTGACCCAAAAGGACATTAAGTCCATTTtgaagcgcaaaaaaaaaaaaaaaaaatcaaagactcACCAAAACTTTGTGAAGTTTTGAACATTTCTGCTCCCCAGGCATCATTTCTCGCTTCCAAAATAACTCAGAAGCCGGTCGGGAGAATAGATGATTGAATAATTGTCATACTGTAAATACGTGTTCTTAATTACAGAATTATAaatcggttaaaaaaaacttttagagAGGGCAAGTAAACGTTTAATGGTAGAGTGAATGGTAGAGTGGCGCACACCCGCTTGTCATTCGGATTCACATTGAGCCAGTCACATTCTTGAGTGCGCCACTTGACTTCTCtcgtagcgttccattgtgagcagacgtgttcagtaaagatttgattttaaaaagagtgtactttcggttttcgaacaaccttctggaatggatgatggtcgaaaaccgaggtatgactgtacgtTCTGACTTCAATGCAATTTAGACCATACCTGCCACCATTGCAAGTGTCCACTGATGAACCTCAAATCAAGCTCAGCTGTTCTGGGAGGCTTTTCCTGGCATTCCTTTCGTCATATCCGAGAGAAAACGTCAAATTTTGATGTACTGTAACAGTgcctgtgttgtgtttgtgtgtataccTGTAGATAGATCTAAAATAATTGCACCACCCCACAGGGCAGCCAGGCCGGTCGGCATATGGCAGCGACGGGCGCGACGGCTCTCGGGGGCCTCGTGGGGCTCCCGGAATTCCGGGAGTTCCCGGGCCCCCGGGCCCATCGGGACCCGCCGGATACTGCGAGCCATCGCAGTGCGTCCTTCCGGCCATGGCGGCGCCCGTGGCGGGGGCTAAAGACTCCGCCGTCAAGGGCCCCGCTGACATGTGAGCGGGCTGCGGAAGGAAGCGGAGCGCCACCGAGAGGCCGGCCGGAGAAAAAGGCCCCAAGAAAAAGTGCTCTTGTGCGTACGCTTGTAAATGTGTTCATACAATGCAATACTGGTCTTGAGTCCAACCGTGTTtcactgcttttatttattccaGCAACACTCCAGaggaaataaaagacattttgatAAACGCTGACATCttttcccgcccccccccaaatagcATGCACACTTAGTTGTCCATGATTTGATACATTTCTAAAAAGTGTGTCTTTTTATCATGTCATCAAGTGTCAAATATTCCGTTGTGCGTGTGAATTGTTGGTGTTTGTGGATCAGCATTTATTTTGGAGTCGAACGTCACGCAGCTTTCGAGATATTTTCACACGTTTCGAAGGTGGAAAAGCTCGGGCCTCCGCAGCCATCGTTTACGAACAATAATGCTTCTTCCAAATTTCCCATTGACTTGCATTTCATTTCCGGCCAAGCCAATTGGCAGATCCCGATCACAACGCCGTGCTCAACTTTGATATTTCAATGGTTGAAATGCTTTGGCCGACGGCTTCGTCGTAGAAAGTTTGGACAGGCGTGACAGTGGTTGGACCGACGTGCAGATTGTCATGTCTTCTGGGGAAGCGACTCTCATAATTCCCGAGTTGGCTACACTCGTGTTCGTTGAAAAGTTGTAAACAAGTTCAGCTTTTCATCATCAATAAGTTTGCATATGATTGTCTATTTCATAGTGCCAACCATTAGAAgttggggattaaaaaaaagtgagagtgCGACCTCTCCCTTTTTATGGATTGTTTCGCCTTTCAGTCATGGAAGCACATCTGTTGTGAATAGGAGATCTTTGACAAATTTCTCCTCTGGAAAACAATTTTTCGTTGCGGTTGGTTCCATCCATCcttgcattcattttccaatccgcttatcctcaagggtcgcggggggtgctggagcctatcccagccgaaccctgaaccggttgcgagccgatcgcagggcgcgcacacacgcacacacacacacacactgaggatACCTTTGAACACCGACCTATTTCAAGCAAGTACACTTTCCAGATGTGAAACAAACGGctccatttttattgagaagggatagggttggggggggggggaatctcaaGTCGGGCATTCACATCTGCGCCTCTAGGTAATGCTCGTAATTTGCTCGCAACACAAACTCGAAGTAGGGTTTGGATTTGAGAGCGCTCAGCTCGTCcagctccagcagctccttgaCCTCTGGCAGGTACGTCTGCAGCCGGACACCTGCGGCATCGGCACACGCGTCACGAGCCGTGGCGTGACATCACAAAGTaagaaataacataaaaaaagcaaacgcacgcacacaaaaagcaaaaaagccGCAATTGTGACTCACCTTCCTGAGCCAGCATGGCGAGGATCTTGACAAAGATGCTGTCCTTGGCGGCCTCCAGGGGGTCGTCGTTGCCGTCGACAGATGACCAACTGGAGGGCGGACAGAAAGGAGGTCGACGTCGGCCAGTCAGTCAACACTCCTTTCACATTGAGTACTTTCACAAAGTGTgtgtaaattatatatatatatatatatatatatatatatatatatatatatatatacgcacaCACGTATATGTGTGTCGTTATTTGTACTTTTGACAAATATGCAAATCAAACTCACTCGTCTCTCCGGAGAACTTTTCCCAAGATTTGACACTTGAGCGAGTGGACGTTGCCGTCGTCGACGTCGTCCTGCCGGCGGTGGAAGAACCAAAGCATGTTAAAAGGCCTGCGTGGAGAGCGGAGGCGGCGCGCCACGGCGGCAGGAAGTGACCTCATCGATGTACCGCAGGAGATCCAAAGCCTTTTTGAAGTCGTACTCGTTGGCCCTGCGGTTGTCGTCGCAGATGTAAAGCTGCGCACAAGCACACGAGGTGACTTTCGGCCGGCGCCTAATCAAGAAGATCTTCGCAAATCCACATCCGTGCGGGCTTTTTATTCGGCGTGGTGCTGCGCTTGGAAGCCACCTTCTGGCAATGCTAAACCAATTTAGGAGGCCTCGAATACTGGGAGACTTTATTGGCAGCGAGGCTCCGTCCCGAGCCCACAGTGTTTCCCCGCCTACTTTCTGGTGGATGCGGcgattggaatttttttttttggggggggcgaccCTGCTCAATTTGTACTCGGGCCGGAGCACAGATCGCAGAAAGCGAGTGCTAGTCCAAAAACCTTATCTCAAAGATGTCGATATGTTGGTTCCTGCACTCGATCTCTCACCGAATTGGTTCTCGCCACGGGTCGGATAAGCCGTCCGCCGGGGCTCTCGAGCGCCACGTTGCGCATCCGCGCTCAACCGACGGGGGGTGTCTGACCTGCACCAGCTGGCGAGCGCTGAGAAGCGACATGGCGTCGGGGTTCTGCTGCTTGTCCTCCAGAAGCTGCCTGGGCAAGGTCTCCTGGTGCAGCAGGAAGCGCTCCTGCTCCACAATTTCTGAGGGCAAACACACCAGGCGTCGCAACACACCACAAAGCCGGATTTTATGGGGGTGCGTGTGCGTGAGGGGGAGGGCTGAGGTTTCACCGTCGACTTGTTTGGCCAGCTGGTCCGCCGCAAGATCGGACGCCAGCGCCGCCAGTTTGCCGAGAGCCAGGAGAGTCTTTTTCTTGGCAAAGTAACGCGTCTCGGCGTCGGCCTGCTTGACCAACGTCCGGTGGGCCTGCGTGCAAACCagcgcgggggtgggggttaacGGAAGGACGCGTGGAGGGACCCGGGGACGGACTTACAGCTTGGTAGTCCTGGACGTGGATGTCGTGCAGCCAGCTGAGGTGTTGGTGCGCTCGCAGGAATCCGGCCAGCTGCTGGTGCTGAGCGGTCGGCTGCGACAAAAGTTTGCCTCTCTTGCCCTTCTCCATGTACCAGCGGAACAGGAAGTCGGCAAAATTCTGCGAGCcgggggggggttaggggggcGGGAAACAGTGACCCAAATGGAGTCGATCGTATTTGCATACccaaaaccgtttttttttaactcattcaattcgagagcaagtctgaaaagacgtctcaAAACGTCTtttggagtgaatgagttgatttTAGGTTGACGATAAAACCGCTAAATCAGGCGTAAAGATCGTTTCCAGCCCAAAAGCGTTTGCAAAGCTGAAACCTGCTTCAAAGCTTATCATTTATTACGATTACTCCTGTTCTTTAGCGCCTTGTCACATCCGGGCTGGATTACTGTCATGCACTTGGACTTTGccgtcagccaatcctccacgaAGCCTCTCCAGCGGGTCCACAATGCCGCAGCGTGCATCACTCCTACATCACTCCTTTTGAATATTCTTTCAAATTATTTGCCTTTCGTACTCAGCACGAgacttgaattttgtttttgtgctttttccaagtgcttgagttgagttgagttaaggaggggggggggggggggcaggcggggGAGGAATAAATAAACAGTGGAGCGGGAGCTCAGAGCTAAAAACGTGCGTCTACCTGGTCGGCAAACTTGCTCATGTAGTGCTGCAGGCGGCTCTGGTTGTCGGTCAGCTCGCACATCTGGACCAGGATGTCAAAGTCGCAATACTTCTCGGCCAGCGCCGCCGCCCACTGGTACTGGCCCAGCTCCACTGAGGGCGACACACAAGTCGCAAGCATCCGTCACTTCGCTTCTTCTGCCCGGGCCGGTTTTTTGACGTCAACATTTGGCAaggacccccgccccccacaaaaATAGATGCATTTCAAACAAATATCGTGCGTGAgactgttttgtattttcttgtccctctaaatgcatttcaatgtcaAGATTGTCGCGAGAACATCCCAAAATTTGAACttaactccttcactcccaaagacgtttttacacGTCTTTTCACagttggtctagaattggctgggactgaatgagttaaaaagatgACCGGTTAGagatctttttaatttttttgaaacCGTCTGATTTTCAGCCTCATACAAGTCAGTATTcccctttttcatttttccctttttggacAAAGAGCAAATTAAGTTGAAGGTGAAGCAAATCGTGGCCTTCGGCCCATTTTTCCTCAAGCCTTTGTCACAACCGGTTCTCGGTCCCGCCGTTTTCTCGGGCTTATCGTGGCGTCGGGGGCCCCGGGGGGTCCAAATTCACTCACGTAGTGGTGCCAGTAGCTCCGATCGCCGCTGACCATACTCCATTTCTAGACTGTCGTAGCGCTCTTGTccctgctgctgccgccgccgctgcttcaGGGAGTTGAGCTGGGCCACGTAGCCGGCCAGGTAAAAGTCCAACAGCGCCACCAGCTGCTCGCACAGCACACTACGCAGCTCCGAGTCGGCGTGGGGGTACACGGAGCGCAGGACCAGCTCGCACTGGCGGCAGATGACCGTGCggacgccgccggcgccgcccaGCGCTGCGGGAGGAGGACAGGCGGGTGAGGATCGGGTggcctcgtgtcatgatttccATTTTCAGTCGGGAATCAAAAATCAGATGGCTGACCAAGCGACGGCTCATTTTGgttctctgctttttttttttttccctcccacacCGTTTGCGATTGGCCTTCGAGACGGCACGAGGTTTTGAACGTGAAAACGGTGACCTACTTGGATCGACTCATTatagcataaaaaaaacaaaacaagccatCAGCATGTTGATTTAGGGAGTTTTGATTGCCACTTAAAAACGGAAAAGAAGGACTGACGCACCGCTTCCTGTTCGTTTGTTCCTGTTTCGGGACCCGAGCGGCCGGACTCACCCGTCCACGGGATGTACTCGGCGTCCACGTCAGCGTGTTCGGACGCTCTGTACGTAGACGCCTTCGTCTCTCGGTACTGACCCGCGGCGTGAAGCATATCctgtggggggcggaggaggagggggggggggatttatacAAATAGCTGCGCATCCCGTCTTGGCTCATTTTCATGCTCAAAACTCGCACAGAGTTTGGGGACCAAAACAATGACATGGgagaaaaaatgtcatcaaatttTGTGCCTCAAAAACCAGAAGGGAAAGAAAAATTTGGGCTGATCTGGAGAGCATTCCAAAGAGCAATGAGCGGAATGCTCCACCAAAGCGAAATAGAGAAAGAACGACATGGTCACGTGGATGTTTCGATATTCATTTGAGCAAAAATCTGGCCATGaatgtcatttccattttttttaaggtctcCTCCCATCCCTCGATTCCAAAACGGGACTCTAGCTGAAGTTGACAGCTCACCTTGATGATGCCGTTGACGGTCAGAACCCCCTCGGCCCATTGCACCGAGTCCACCGGGTTCTCCCTCAAgctcctctcctcttcctccagaaGACATTCAAAGATGGTGGAGATTTGCGAAACCTGGGACACGACACGCGcgtagagtgaaaaaaaaacaactccaaacGACACCGGCACCGAACGATCCCCCAAAAGTCGGGCCGCCGGCGGTCTCACCTCCCGGAAGAAGACGTCGGCCCCCGTGAGGCTGGGCGGCACGGCCGCGTCGTTCCGGCGCAGCGCCGCGGCGATGGCCCGGTTGACCAGCTCGCCGTGCTTGGCGTGCTGGTTCTTCAACGCCACGGCCGCCTGCAGCTTCTCGGCGTGCTCGCACAGCAGCAGCCGCGTGGACATGGGCGACGAGCGCACCCAAACGCGGCCCAGACGCTCCAGGAGACCCACCTGGCGGGGGGGAAGGGGGCCGAGCGTCAAGACCCAGGTCGGGAACGAGAAAAAGTCCAAAAAGAATTCAAGAACCGAGTTACGGaacgaggaaaaaaagaagtcaagaagTCGGTCAAAGATAGCGATGGAGACAGACACCCCACAAGCAAGCCAAGACGGAATTTTGCATCTTTTTTCCACGAGTACAGCAAAGGGGGTCCGAGAGACCCGAGACGGTCTTTGTGTACCTGCAGCAGGAAGTCCATGAAGCAACTGTGGGCCTTCATCTTGTCCTCCAGCTGATGGAGGATGATGAGGGAGGTCAGCGGGAAGCCAGCACTCTCTGcaaggagaagggggggggggggggagaagataGAGAGAGatcgtcttgttttttttttttctttatatgaCGGCATACGGGAGCGCTCGGACTTGACTGGCGTCTCCAGGCCATCGGGTTCAAAAGTTGCGGAATGCCCTCATCCTCACCGTCAGGCACAGACTCAGCCCAGCGGGGGTCCGAGGCCGGGTAGTCGTCCAGCAGGTCCAGGTCGATCTGGGCCACCATGGCGTCCAGCTCCCCGCCCTCCGCCGCGTCGTCACCGGCCGGGAAGAGCTCGTCGGTAAGCGCTTGGGCGCCCAGGACGTCGTTgctgaggaggagggggaacGAGAGACGTCTTCAATTAGAAAGGTCAGAAAATCGCGCCgcccttgggggaaaaaaaagccccaaaaagccCCCATTGCATTCAAAAGAAGCCGTCGCTCGATGCTGTTTACCGGCAGAACTGCAAGAAGGCCGCCTTCAGAAATTTGGCTTTGTCCTCCGGAGCGATTGGCTCAGCTCGGCCGGGCCGCTCCATCGCGGCGGACGCCTTCAGCATTTGAAGATCGTCAACTTCCGTCTTTC encodes:
- the nup133 gene encoding nuclear pore complex protein Nup133 isoform X2; the encoded protein is MEALNVLDGEERISVKVSESGWAWLVCGDRLIIWKIGQTPVAKLCACKELQLPASQFDHTAERVAVTSAGPLDAAPAQAVSALAVSAEGAARLWPSLSQEGNYAEADLDLGDPCAFVLAVSGGSFVVSSATGRMLRVGADSSGRLQHRALQRGQGVLSGIGRRVSSLFGILSPPADDALRGVLWVSASGCLYALSDSRLSKWEVDERGEQQTISWDVQRALSESIADAIWGSEANYEEMRDGVHVTFLDVKLSQIGLVVLAAARHPSDTPCLVYFCLVTLQDLGAAISNQFTVEVTNYNPHFQSESQLCATRLLLPPSPGATAFLYNEELVFACSTGSGRAAPPDERIPFNSSGDGVRGGGCCANLPVFFSQKSGLVAVVARESPSVLPETVEDSLCSSLAAPEASAAMERPGRAEPIAPEDKAKFLKAAFLQFCRNDVLGAQALTDELFPAGDDAAEGGELDAMVAQIDLDLLDDYPASDPRWAESVPDESAGFPLTSLIILHQLEDKMKAHSCFMDFLLQVGLLERLGRVWVRSSPMSTRLLLCEHAEKLQAAVALKNQHAKHGELVNRAIAAALRRNDAAVPPSLTGADVFFREVSQISTIFECLLEEEERSLRENPVDSVQWAEGVLTVNGIIKDMLHAAGQYRETKASTYRASEHADVDAEYIPWTALGGAGGVRTVICRQCELVLRSVYPHADSELRSVLCEQLVALLDFYLAGYVAQLNSLKQRRRQQQGQERYDSLEMEYGQRRSELLAPLLELGQYQWAAALAEKYCDFDILVQMCELTDNQSRLQHYMSKFADQNFADFLFRWYMEKGKRGKLLSQPTAQHQQLAGFLRAHQHLSWLHDIHVQDYQAAHRTLVKQADAETRYFAKKKTLLALGKLAALASDLAADQLAKQVDEIVEQERFLLHQETLPRQLLEDKQQNPDAMSLLSARQLVQLYICDDNRRANEYDFKKALDLLRYIDEDDVDDGNVHSLKCQILGKVLRRDDWSSVDGNDDPLEAAKDSIFVKILAMLAQEGVRLQTYLPEVKELLELDELSALKSKPYFEFVLRANYEHYLEAQM
- the nup133 gene encoding nuclear pore complex protein Nup133 isoform X1, with protein sequence MFSPRSGPSSTRRQQNRTPAGRRSGSLLLTPRRTRPTPSREQSHATSDGLNYDLQTFGSSLPVKVMEALNVLDGEERISVKVSESGWAWLVCGDRLIIWKIGQTPVAKLCACKELQLPASQFDHTAERVAVTSAGPLDAAPAQAVSALAVSAEGAARLWPSLSQEGNYAEADLDLGDPCAFVLAVSGGSFVVSSATGRMLRVGADSSGRLQHRALQRGQGVLSGIGRRVSSLFGILSPPADDALRGVLWVSASGCLYALSDSRLSKWEVDERGEQQTISWDVQRALSESIADAIWGSEANYEEMRDGVHVTFLDVKLSQIGLVVLAAARHPSDTPCLVYFCLVTLQDLGAAISNQFTVEVTNYNPHFQSESQLCATRLLLPPSPGATAFLYNEELVFACSTGSGRAAPPDERIPFNSSGDGVRGGGCCANLPVFFSQKSGLVAVVARESPSVLPETVEDSLCSSLAAPEASAAMERPGRAEPIAPEDKAKFLKAAFLQFCRNDVLGAQALTDELFPAGDDAAEGGELDAMVAQIDLDLLDDYPASDPRWAESVPDESAGFPLTSLIILHQLEDKMKAHSCFMDFLLQVGLLERLGRVWVRSSPMSTRLLLCEHAEKLQAAVALKNQHAKHGELVNRAIAAALRRNDAAVPPSLTGADVFFREVSQISTIFECLLEEEERSLRENPVDSVQWAEGVLTVNGIIKDMLHAAGQYRETKASTYRASEHADVDAEYIPWTALGGAGGVRTVICRQCELVLRSVYPHADSELRSVLCEQLVALLDFYLAGYVAQLNSLKQRRRQQQGQERYDSLEMEYGQRRSELLAPLLELGQYQWAAALAEKYCDFDILVQMCELTDNQSRLQHYMSKFADQNFADFLFRWYMEKGKRGKLLSQPTAQHQQLAGFLRAHQHLSWLHDIHVQDYQAAHRTLVKQADAETRYFAKKKTLLALGKLAALASDLAADQLAKQVDEIVEQERFLLHQETLPRQLLEDKQQNPDAMSLLSARQLVQLYICDDNRRANEYDFKKALDLLRYIDEDDVDDGNVHSLKCQILGKVLRRDDWSSVDGNDDPLEAAKDSIFVKILAMLAQEGVRLQTYLPEVKELLELDELSALKSKPYFEFVLRANYEHYLEAQM